The segment TGGCCTGTACTGTAACTCCATTTCCTGCCTTGATCCATTTCCCTTGATACATTTTTGATAGGTAAAGATATCAATCTAAGTCTTGAAAACTTCAGTTGACCCAGTATCCACACACCCTTCACCATGAAAGCATAGATCAGCATGATATATGAAGTGAGATACAAACAGCATTACACCAATATTATATCTCCAAATATCTGTAAGCATTTTTGCTGTGCTATAGAGCTCTCTGGAAGAGCTGGTTTCTCTTAAGTGCTTTCTCTTGTTTACTTTCCTGTTTCTACCTACATTCAGCATATCACCTGAAATGACGTCTCACCCTGTGTCCATACGGTCAACTCCAGTGTGATTTAACTTTTCATCCATGCCCCCACTCCCTTTTCTCATCGATAGGTTTAGAAACGTtgggacaggagtaggccattcggcccttcaagcctgctccaccattcaaccagatcatggctgaatttctatctcaacatcatattcctgcactatccctgtaattcttgatgtcattggtatctagaaatctatcagtcTCTACCTTAAACAGACTCattgactgagcctccacagcattctAGGGTAGAGAATCCAAAGATCCACTATGTTCTGACTGAAGAAATGCCTCCTCATCcaagtcctaaatggcttacctCGTATTCTGAGATTctctccctggttctagacccccaccCACGGGAGatgtccttcctgcatctaccctgtcgagtccTGTAAGAactttgtacacttcaatgaggtcacctctcattctcctgaacttaagagaatttttaaaaatatattcgttcttgggatgtgggcatcgctggctaggccagcatttattgctcattcctaattgccctttgttTAGAGggccttttaagagtcaaccacattgctgtgggtctggagtcacatgtaggccagaccatgtaaggatggcagatatccttccctaaaggatattagtgaaccagatgggtttttacgacaatcaacaatggtttcatggtcatcattaagactttaattccaaatttttataggattcaaatttcaccatctgccttggtgggattcaaacttgagtccccagagcaataccctgggtctttggattaccaatccagtgacaataccacaatgccaccgcctcccccagtCCAGTCTCCTCAGTTTCtactcataggacaatcctgccatctagAGGATTAGTCTGTTAACACCCTCTatggccagcatatccttccttgggtaaggagaccaaaactgcacacagtactccaggtgtgatttcaccaaggctctctactactgcagcaagacttccttacttgtgtactccaatccccttgcaataaaggctaacatatcatttgccttcctaattgcttgttgcacctgcatgttggcTTTCAGTGTCTTAAGAAGAACGCTCAGGTCCCTTTGGATATCAGCACTTCTCAATCACTTCCCATTTAATAAATACTCTGGATTTCTGTTTTTTTGACCAAAGTAGATGACTTCACATTTTtcgacattatattccatcttccaTGCTCTTGCCCACTCTAAATCCCCTTGTAGTCCCTTTGCATCCTCCTTTcttctcacattcccaccaagtttcgtgccatcagcaaacttggaaatattacatttggtccccacccgaatcattgatatagattgtgaatagctgggcccaagcactgacccttgcagtactccactagtcacagcctgcctgagatgatccatttatccctatttTCTGTTTTATGTCCGTTCACGAATCCTCAATTTCAAATTTTCCATCaatagggaggtggtggcataatggtattccagaaacccagggtaatgctctggggacccaggttcgaatcccactgtggcagatggtggaatttgaatccaataaaaatctggaattaaaagtttgatgaccatgaaaccattgccgattgtcataaaaatccatctggttcattaatgtcctttagggaaggaaatctgccgtccttacctggtctggcctatatgtgactccagacctacagcaatatggttgaccctCAAATGCctactgaacaagggcaattagggacaggcaataaatactggcacagcaagcgacacccacatcccatgaacgaataaaaaaacaaaaattcatGCCAGTATGTGagggaccttattgaaagccttctgaaaatccaaatacaccatatccactggttctcctttatctatcttgctagTAACATTCTCAAAAAAGTCCAAgaggttcgtcaaacatgatttccctttcataaatccatgttgcctCTGCCCTGTCATTATTTTCTAAGTcccccagttatcacatcctttagaatagactAGCATTTTCCGTACTActaatgtcaggctaacaggtttgtagttccctgtcttctctctccctcctttcttaaacagtagCGTTATGTTTGCTCCTTCCAATCAGCGGGCCCAattccagaatctgtagaattttgaaggatgatcaccaatgtatccactatctctacagctacTTCTTTCAACACTCCGTAGATCATCAGGtctaggggatttatcaactttcagtcccatttaatttctctagcaccaagTTTTTACTGGCACTTTTCTTTCAGGTCCTCAAACTCACGATAGGTCAAGTATCCTTTATCTGTAAATCTGAAAATGGAAAACATCCAAAAACTACACTTTTTTTGAACCTCATCAACCTTTAGCACAGGATGcctagttgtttgtctgcactgtttaccttgtgATTTCTTTTTTTGCAGTGAACATGTGAAAGAGAAACTTGTAATAAGTActttatttattattcagtgatacattTTACTTGTCTAGCCAGTTTATTTATTTTAGACTATAGCTagcttaggctattgtaatgtaagtttaTATACAGTAACTGAAaaccaaaattatctgaaatGCAGTTGACCCCGAAGGTTTTGGATAAAAGATACTAGACGTGTAGTCCCTCAGCTCCTCAATATTTTGGGGATTTTTTTTCTTGCATCTTCCGCCATGAAGACCAAGTATTTGTTaggtttctctgccatttccttcttATTCGTTGTAAATTCTAATTCTCTGCCTATAATGGGCCCAAATTTGTCTTCACTAACACTTTCCTTATGTATATGTATAGAAGCTTTTGCAGTCCTTTATGTTCCTTGCtatttacttttatattctattttctctttcttcatcaattttttggttctcctttgctgaattttaaatgctcccaatcctcaggcttactttTTTTTGGCAATTTCATATGCCTCTTcctttagaacataagaactaggagcaggagtaggtaattcagcccttcgagcctgccccgccattcaatacaatcagagttgatctcatttcggcctcaactccaagttcccaccctctccccataacctttcaacttgttactaatttaaaatctgtctatcccctccttaaatttattcagcatcctggcatccactgtACTCCGGGAtattgaattccacagattcacgaccctttgtgaaaagcaattcctcctcatctctgatttaaatctatcaccccttagcctaaaactatggcctctcgttctagaatgccccagaaggggaaacatccgctccacgtctactttgtttatcccctttagcatcttatacacctcaattagatctcttcCCATCCTTTTAAACCCCATTatgggcctaaactgctcaatctctcctcattagacaagccccgcatctctggaatcaatatagtgaacctcctctgaaccgcctccaatgcaactacatccttcctcaagcaaggggactaaaactgtgcacagtactccaggtacggtctcaccaatgccttgtacagttgcaacaacacttccctatttttatactctcttcctttagcaataaatgccagaatttccatttgccttccttattacctgctgtacctgtatacaagctttcagcaattcatgcacgagggcacccagatccctctgcactgaagtgttctggagtttctctccatttaaataataaatcacctttttattcttccgaccaaaatggataacctcacacttattcacattaaactctatctgccaaattttggcccattcacctaacctgtccatatccatttgtaaatttcttatttcttcattgtaactaactttcccacctattttggtgtgatctgcaaatttagctatcgtacctctatccctgaatccaaatcattaatatagattgtaaatagttggggcccaaggaccgaaccctgtggcatcccagtagttacagcttgccatccagaaaaaggcccatttatcctgactctctgctttctgtttgttagccaatcctctatccaagctaatatattacccctaactccatatGATCTTATCTTGCGTATTAATcatttgtgcggcaccttatcaaaggccttctggaagttcatttatactacatctacaggatccccattatccgctttgcttgtcacatcttcaaagaactctagcaaattagtcaaacatgatttactcttcataaaaccatgctgactgatggattgcattttgactttccaaatgccccattactacttcctttaataatggttccaacaatttcccaatgacagacgttaaactaactggtctatagtttcctactttctgccctttgaagggcgttatattagtatttttccaatccactttgatcttcctttgatctaatagaaTCTTCAATTTCTCTTGTGAGAAATGGTTAGATCACTTTTCTTGCTGGCTTTTTGAAccttaaaggaatgtaaatttgttgcaaaccatgtattaattctttaaatgctaaccattgcctgtctaccatcatataTTTTTAATGTGCTTccccaatctacctcagccaacttgccccttgtacctttgccatttcctttgtttagattaaagacactagtttcagattGAACTGCATTGCTTTCAAACTTCATATAAAATTCTATCATTATAATGGTCACTCTTTCTTTAAGGCTCCTTTACAAAACGATtgttaattagccctttctcttGCATAGCACTAgacctaaaatagcctgttctctagtttgATTCCTCAACATCTTGTTGTAGAAAAGCATTGTGTATTCATTCCAGGACCTGGCAAATGCAAATATGATATTGAGCAATTCCGACAACAGTAATTGTAAAATTAATATGTCATGAAATTTGTACATTTTTCtgtcccatctccctctcactctgcagCAGTAAGAATGCAGATATCCTGTGAACAATTAATGCAGTAAGTGACTGATTAAATAATTGCAGCTGTAGTTAAGTGTAACAGGATGCCAAGTGATACGGTAACACCATAGAAAAGCTGTTTTATGCAAAAATTTATGTGCTCAGAatattttataattttttaatCTGGGAGCAAGGTAAAGGTCTGCAGATAGATTAATGCTTACACAGGAGAGCATTTTGAATTGAACTTATGAAATCATATAGATTTTAGGTCAAACCAAAACTTGCCTTGTGTTTACAGTTGTCAGAGGTAGCTAATTTGGTTACTGGTTGAGATTGATATGAAGTTTGCAGGACAATTTATTTTTGCTCTGCGcaagattttaatttttttgtgaTCCATGCAGGGTAAGGAGGCTGTACAGCCTGCTGCTGGTGTGATGAACATTGTTGATACAGCTGTCACAGGGGACTCCATTAGAAAGAATGACAATGATAAAGACAATTTGGCGATCGCTGTTTCTCTAGCTGAGAATGAAATTAATCGAGAAAGCGGGCTCATTGGAGTGAACAGACACCATCAGATTCGGGCCACTCCTCTTAACAATGTAGTGGCAAAGGGCTTTATCAAAAAATGCCTTTACAAAACTGTGAGAAGGGAAGAAGATAAATGTACTTCACCTACAGCTAAGGTGACCAAAGATGCAGTGCATAGATCTTGCATCCCTAGCCCTTCACCTGCTTGTGGAGCTGAGGTACTGGAAAGTTCCGTGAATTTCAGCCAAGGTCTATGTCACGTGATGCCAGAAGGGATGGTTctgtctgaaaatttaaatcttcCTGGCTGTTTAATGGATTCCTCACTGAGTGCTGCCCAAGAATATCATGAGAATGGATTTCAAGAGGAAAGTCGAGATCAGCAAAACAAATTAAAGAGAACCTTTGATCAGATGGACCACAGCCCATTTTTGGTCAGCTCCTGCAGGAAGAAGTCTAATTTTGAGTATAAACGTGGATGTGAAATACCAGAATTCCAGCCAGTTGCTAGAACTGGTTTAACCAGGGAAATACAGGCACTGGAATTGGGTTCTGCAATAATTAACTGCAAAAGTCCTGATGTAACTGGTGGGGACTTGGTGGAGAACACCAGTATTTCTGAAAGAATATCTGAGATTACACCCGTCACTTCCTTAGCCAAAAATCTGTTGAGTGAACTGGATGAGCAATGTGAAAAGGAGGACTGTAGAGATGACTTTAATTGTAGTTTTCAGACTGATGAGAATGACAGGAGTCTAAAGAGAAGCTTGAGCATGTATTCAGCCTTTTCAACTCAGGATGCATCTTTCACAGAAGATAATTGTGAGAAAGCATTAGATGCAAGTGCTAAAGACACTTCATTTGAGGAGTTCCCAGCTAAAGATAAAGTAACCTCCCAGTCTCGTCTTCTGTATAAAATGCTATCTTTTCCTCACTGTActgctccaaagcatcagaatatAAGTCAAGATAGTAACCAGCGCATCAACCACTCAACAGAAATCGACCCTGACCTTCAGCCATCACTCCCTGTCAATCCTTTGACTTCGTACCAAAAGAAGCCTATTGTAGGATTCCGAAGTTATTGCAGCCCAATATATGAATCTGATTTGTCCGTACAATCCAAGATGAGTATAGATTCTGTAGAGAAAATGGATACATCCCTTTGCACTGGGAGCTACCCACAAGCTGTGACACCGCTACCAAGAGTCCAACCATACAGGGTAACTGGATCATTTCAGGTATGTTATCTTTTGGCATTGCATAAACGATTGCAACATGAACTCTGAAGACCTTGTTTGAAAAGGTTATGTTTAAACAAATCAAATGTGGAACTATGAAATGGTACAAAGAGCAaagttttgtatttttaaaatggtCTCAATTTCTCCTGTACTCCATCAGCTGATGTGGAGAAAAACTATCTGAAATCCAGATTACAGAAACAGGCCAGCTGGACTGCTCTGGTGTTTATGCTTCGTATGAGATTCCTCCCACCCTATTCCTCTATCAGCATATCAGACCAAGTGTCTCTTGAGATCAAGAGAAAGTTATCCATGAGCTCCTGCTAAGTGCTTGTGGGATGGGAGCCCAGGTTGCCTGTTTTCTCAGTTATAAATGCTGTGGTGCTTGGAATAAATAAAAGACGATCCACCCCCTGCAGCCCTAcccagcaaaaataaaaatatgtttcTTCACCTAACTGATATGTACACACCAGTACTTGCATAGTAAGACAAGCATAACTACAAGTAGGTACTGTGAACCCAAAATGTTCTTTATTAGCTTTGCAGTTGCAGTAATAATTTGTCTGAGCATATAGAGAGGAACTATAAAATATAAAAGCATACATATGGGGAACAGTCTTCCTCGCAGTGGGAATCGTGGTGGGTGGGGAAACTTTTTAATTTGACATGAGGCAAACAATCAGTTTCCTAACATTGGGATAAACTGTTGGGATTTGGTTCTCCCGACTTTTGAGGTGGGTTGAGCTTCCCAATGAACGATGTCGGAAACCCTATTTGCATGCGTTAGCATGTCCTGAATGCTTATTAAATGGCCACCTTGCCAGAATTGTGTGTCGTCCTGttcctccccccccgccaccaccccaaaTTTAAGTTCCCTATTGGCGGATAATTAGAACATTCAGTTTGTAGTGTGCATCTGGTGAGTTTCACATCATCCACGGCTTTGAGATCAGTAGACTCTGCTTTCTCCTTCCTGTTAACTGTTCACTGTTTAATATTGGGTTCTGGTAGCACAAGCTGCACCAAGGCTGGGCACAGAAGGCACCTTGCCTATAACTTTTTTTGAGACACCTTCCCTATTTACTAGGTTTTCTACCCcaactgcaagcctaccttcagtGGTCAATGTACatgttgggattcctacagttccacgtGCTATAAGATTATCCTTGTCAGCAAACTTGTAAacagggcccaagccatttgctcactgtgcaagcttgatgctgaaatagggcacatcaaagccatcctgcaggataatggctaccttggtgagatcattgctcactgtgtATTGCGCAAGCTCATGAAAGGGACTAAGGCTGCCACTTTAGGccatgaaaagtgcccagtctacgtCTGACTactctggaagggtaaggtgtctcaaaaatttgagcaacaggtgaagctagctgttgcACGCTGTTATTATGCAGgggcaacatgagtggtattcgccactaacagtaTGCTGCCATCAAGTCAATAAAACGTCCTGCCTATTactcaaatgagtaatgtggtatgtgaatttcaatgcaggtgtgatgccaggtatttAGGCCTTGCGTCCCAacgactggcggatcatatcaaacagcacatcccttcagctattcacaataggCAAAAtactgaccatacccaaccagctgtgcctgcaaaactcaaaacatagtatTCAACATTAgctgtgattccgcaattggacaatacttgctaaataatcctgattgtgctaagaattacactgagaaccaatttaagattattagttgggctggcagtgtggctcacttgcaTATGCTAGAAACCACATATATTTACACACACGGCTTTTCCTTTGCATACAGAAGGAACATGTCTATGCATTTGCCTTTTagaactaaacaaaagcttggggacagccattccctggttcattccccatagcaatgccttgaccagtcagtCGACtggcctggtttgaatttgaaacaaaaaagcTTAGCTGTTAACTGTTCCCTGCTTTCTCCAGGGCAACGCCTCAACCAATCcaagtccacttgctaaccactCAGCACTCATCGGGGAGGTGATGCCGTAGTGtcattgtcgctggactaataatccagatacccaggatAATGCCctagggacccaggtttgaatcctgccacagcagatgatggaatttgaatccaataaaaatctggaattaaaagtctactgagaataatgaaaccattgtcaattgttgtaaaaacccatctggctcactaatgtcctttagggaaggaaatctgtcatccttacctggtctggcctaaagtTGACtctagacccatagcaatgtggttgactcataactgccctcataacaagtgcaattagggatggacaataaatgctggcctatccagcaatgcccacatccacaaACTCTCGTGCAATATatgttgttgttccctttactgttggtttatcttgcgtagttgtcctgatgagtgcaagatgaaaagccttGATAGCATGTcttccttttttcagcaatactcaaaagttctgtactaccaaataaaACGCTCAATAAATGTATCTAGTCGATTCATTCACAAATACAAAGGCATCaagaatgcaggctgcaggcaaccctgccttggtcCTTGCTGTCATAcaaatgaggagaagaagggtccATTGTAATTGGCACATCCCCTGGAGTAGCAGTGGCCTGAGCAGCAGGAGGGAGCAGGGCGCCAAGAAGTCCAAGATGCACCTGAAGAGAGACAAATACAACGAAGGCCAGTTGCCCGATCATTGGTGTAACACTAACAATACTTATATATGaaaatgagagaaagagtgcagcaGGTGCCTTTGCTTGTCTAGGAATATGGTAGCTCATATTTTCTAGCTTCTCCGGGAAGAACTGTGGCCGTAAGGacttggagggtatcccctgccagtgttATTGAagttcactctcacactgaactTTTTTGTTAGTTCCTTCCAAGGCTCCACTGCAGACCTGTGTGGCATCTTCTGATTGGTGATGCACAAATGCATAtagcaggtcacagatgccctgttCACTAGAGCTCACCAGTATGTTGTGTTCCGCGTGGATGCTGAAAGCCAGGCTGTGAGAGCTTTGGGGTTTGCAGTGATATCTGGTTTCCCAGAAGTGCAGAccaccattgactgcacacagatggccttgtgagttccctggcagcagcctgtgagattcGTCAATCGAAAAGGATTTCATTCTTTGAACATACAGCTAATTTGTCATCACAGAAGGCAAATCCTGTATGTTTGTGCTAGATATCCAGGAAGCTCTCACAACTTACATTTTGAGCCACTTGCAGGTGTCACAGATCTTTGAGGGACCTTGGCGATTAATGGGTTGGCTCCTCTGGGAAAAGGGATACCCGCAGAAGACATGGCTAATGATGCCAGTTCGCCATCCAGGGTGCTGCTGTGGAGTGGTACAATGCTGAAAGTACCTCCACCAGATCTTTGGTAGAGCAGATGATAGGCCTCCTGAAGATGCGTTTATGATGTTTGGGCAGCTCGGACGGGGCTCTCCAATACTCAGCAAGTAGTGTTCAGGATCATTTGTTGCTTGATGCGCCCTGTACACCCTAGTGCTGCAAAGGAGGGATGTCTTGCCTGAGGGAGATATGGAGGAGCAAGATCTCTTGTTCGATGAGGGGACGTTGAAGGGGATGGATCTGATGAGAGCCAGGATGTCTGAGCCACATGAAGATGCAACAGCAAGGGTATGATACAGCAGACATGCCGGCGACCAGATTCCAGGAGAAGTAATGTTCACATTTTCACATTGTTTTTCTCGCCTTTGCTGCCTGAAAGGCCCCAGCACTTTTTTGCTCACAGACATAATTTCTCTCAAAAGTTCCATGTTGCTTCATGAAATCTTAATACTCTCACCAACTGCCCTGATGCTGGGTTGATCATTTGCACTAAACTACAGTTAAATGTGTAGCCCTGGCGATGCATGACTGCTGTAGAACCTGAACGCATTCCCATCTTGCATGACTGTAGCAACTTTAACTGGAATAGTGATTTCACCCATGCCCTCCTCAAGTCTGTGTGCATAACAGCTTATCAGTAATTTGAACTCTTATTTAGCCAGGGATGCACTCCTTTCACCATGACGCCTGCTCCCAAAGGGGGCTGActagatacagagagtgttagcagacaggaaacagaataggaataaatg is part of the Carcharodon carcharias isolate sCarCar2 chromosome 3, sCarCar2.pri, whole genome shotgun sequence genome and harbors:
- the mastl gene encoding serine/threonine-protein kinase greatwall isoform X4, which codes for MLISNQGHIKLTDFGLSRVTLNREINIMDILNTPSMINPKLDYYRTPGQILSLISSLSFNTPVGGKTKDASPILSPMIHNNASLSLGSLCSLLPQSAKACDKELKTKGADSSSCSPCMPVRYLTPDFIQSNKKLETSSASSQSHLVPSSAESGCLNSPLWEKEGKEAVQPAAGVMNIVDTAVTGDSIRKNDNDKDNLAIAVSLAENEINRESGLIGVNRHHQIRATPLNNVVAKGFIKKCLYKTVRREEDKCTSPTAKVTKDAVHRSCIPSPSPACGAEVLESSVNFSQGLCHVMPEGMVLSENLNLPGCLMDSSLSAAQEYHENGFQEESRDQQNKLKRTFDQMDHSPFLVSSCRKKSNFEYKRGCEIPEFQPVARTGLTREIQALELGSAIINCKSPDVTGGDLVENTSISERISEITPVTSLAKNLLSELDEQCEKEDCRDDFNCSFQTDENDRSLKRSLSMYSAFSTQDASFTEDNCEKALDASAKDTSFEEFPAKDKVTSQSRLLYKMLSFPHCTAPKHQNISQDSNQRINHSTEIDPDLQPSLPVNPLTSYQKKPIVGFRSYCSPIYESDLSVQSKMSIDSVEKMDTSLCTGSYPQAVTPLPRVQPYRVTGSFQTPLLAPVLTPYRTPKSVRRGPAPTEGDRILGTPDYLAPELLLRMPHGPAVDWWALGVCLFEFLTGIPPFNDETPQQVFQNILNRDIPWPEGEEELSKNAHSAIEILLTIECFKRAGLKELKKHPLFLDMDWDNLQNCPMPFVPQPDDETDTTYFEARNNAQHLIISGFSL
- the mastl gene encoding serine/threonine-protein kinase greatwall isoform X3, which produces MFTSDLKPDNMLISNQGHIKLTDFGLSRVTLNREINIMDILNTPSMINPKLDYYRTPGQILSLISSLSFNTPVGGKTKDASPILSPMIHNNASLSLGSLCSLLPQSAKACDKELKTKGADSSSCSPCMPVRYLTPDFIQSNKKLETSSASSQSHLVPSSAESGCLNSPLWEKEGKEAVQPAAGVMNIVDTAVTGDSIRKNDNDKDNLAIAVSLAENEINRESGLIGVNRHHQIRATPLNNVVAKGFIKKCLYKTVRREEDKCTSPTAKVTKDAVHRSCIPSPSPACGAEVLESSVNFSQGLCHVMPEGMVLSENLNLPGCLMDSSLSAAQEYHENGFQEESRDQQNKLKRTFDQMDHSPFLVSSCRKKSNFEYKRGCEIPEFQPVARTGLTREIQALELGSAIINCKSPDVTGGDLVENTSISERISEITPVTSLAKNLLSELDEQCEKEDCRDDFNCSFQTDENDRSLKRSLSMYSAFSTQDASFTEDNCEKALDASAKDTSFEEFPAKDKVTSQSRLLYKMLSFPHCTAPKHQNISQDSNQRINHSTEIDPDLQPSLPVNPLTSYQKKPIVGFRSYCSPIYESDLSVQSKMSIDSVEKMDTSLCTGSYPQAVTPLPRVQPYRVTGSFQTPLLAPVLTPYRTPKSVRRGPAPTEGDRILGTPDYLAPELLLRMPHGPAVDWWALGVCLFEFLTGIPPFNDETPQQVFQNILNRDIPWPEGEEELSKNAHSAIEILLTIECFKRAGLKELKKHPLFLDMDWDNLQNCPMPFVPQPDDETDTTYFEARNNAQHLIISGFSL
- the mastl gene encoding serine/threonine-protein kinase greatwall isoform X5, with the protein product MDILNTPSMINPKLDYYRTPGQILSLISSLSFNTPVGGKTKDASPILSPMIHNNASLSLGSLCSLLPQSAKACDKELKTKGADSSSCSPCMPVRYLTPDFIQSNKKLETSSASSQSHLVPSSAESGCLNSPLWEKEGKEAVQPAAGVMNIVDTAVTGDSIRKNDNDKDNLAIAVSLAENEINRESGLIGVNRHHQIRATPLNNVVAKGFIKKCLYKTVRREEDKCTSPTAKVTKDAVHRSCIPSPSPACGAEVLESSVNFSQGLCHVMPEGMVLSENLNLPGCLMDSSLSAAQEYHENGFQEESRDQQNKLKRTFDQMDHSPFLVSSCRKKSNFEYKRGCEIPEFQPVARTGLTREIQALELGSAIINCKSPDVTGGDLVENTSISERISEITPVTSLAKNLLSELDEQCEKEDCRDDFNCSFQTDENDRSLKRSLSMYSAFSTQDASFTEDNCEKALDASAKDTSFEEFPAKDKVTSQSRLLYKMLSFPHCTAPKHQNISQDSNQRINHSTEIDPDLQPSLPVNPLTSYQKKPIVGFRSYCSPIYESDLSVQSKMSIDSVEKMDTSLCTGSYPQAVTPLPRVQPYRVTGSFQTPLLAPVLTPYRTPKSVRRGPAPTEGDRILGTPDYLAPELLLRMPHGPAVDWWALGVCLFEFLTGIPPFNDETPQQVFQNILNRDIPWPEGEEELSKNAHSAIEILLTIECFKRAGLKELKKHPLFLDMDWDNLQNCPMPFVPQPDDETDTTYFEARNNAQHLIISGFSL
- the mastl gene encoding serine/threonine-protein kinase greatwall isoform X2; this translates as MEVPSPAALYKDVKMIKVPAAPSIEDFAIIKPISRGAFGKVYLARKKHDEKRLYAVKVVKKADLIHKNMVHQLQAERAALALSKSPFIVHLYYSLQSANNVYLVMEYLNGGDVKSLLHIYGYFDEDMAVKYISEVAVALDYLHRHGIIHRDLKPDNMLISNQGHIKLTDFGLSRVTLNREINIMDILNTPSMINPKLDYYRTPGQILSLISSLSFNTPVGGKTKDASPILSPMIHNNASLSLGSLCSLLPQSAKACDKELKTKGADSSSCSPCMPVRYLTPDFIQSNKKLETSSASSQSHLVPSSAESGCLNSPLWEKEGKEAVQPAAGVMNIVDTAVTGDSIRKNDNDKDNLAIAVSLAENEINRESGLIGVNRHHQIRATPLNNVVAKGFIKKCLYKTVRREEDKCTSPTAKVTKDAVHRSCIPSPSPACGAEVLESSVNFSQGLCHVMPEGMVLSENLNLPGCLMDSSLSAAQEYHENGFQEESRDQQNKLKRTFDQMDHSPFLVSSCRKKSNFEYKRGCEIPEFQPVARTGLTREIQALELGSAIINCKSPDVTGGDLVENTSISERISEITPVTSLAKNLLSELDEQCEKEDCRDDFNCSFQTDENDRSLKRSLSMYSAFSTQDASFTEDNCEKALDASAKDTSFEEFPAKDKVTSQSRLLYKMLSFPHCTAPKHQNISQDSNQRINHSTEIDPDLQPSLPVNPLTSYQKKPIVGFRSYCSPIYESDLSVQSKMSIDSVEKMDTSLCTGSYPQAVTPLPRVQPYRVTGSFQTPLLAPVLTPYRTPKSVRRGPAPTEGDRILGTPDYLAPELLLRMPHGPAVDWWALGVCLFEFLTGIPPFNDETPQQVFQNILNRDIPWPEGEEELSKNAHSAIEILLTIECFKRAGLKGLPSQFPALNYVSEWRTVIS